The DNA sequence TAGCATCCCAAGAGAACTGAACTTGTCTTAGTGTCTTCATTGTCACGGTAAAGATAAAGACATTTTTTTAAGTTCTCACGGACAAAGTATTTTCTAATTTGACATATTAATTACTATAGAtctgagttttatttaaaatttattgttggaGAAtagatttttatatgaaaaaaaataagatttaaaattttattaattacttaaataaattagtaaattaataattaaattatctcaaattggttaaagatataaatatttatttagttCGAAAAGAAAATCAAATCCATACTACACTCTACAGATTATGCATAGTGCTCATCTCAATTGACAAATGCATATATTATGCACATATATACACTACACattttttatccttatttttaaaaatccaaattaataaGTAAAGCCTTTTACTTTTGATGTATTAATAATCATTTgatcaatttttataattattcaaagagtttaattttaataaattaaaaatttaaaatattttatataattattaaattaattttgttctTTTATATGATTATGAATGTATCTATTTCTTTAACCCAATacacatataaaatatttttatattaattgcatataaaaaatagatatttatctaaataatcagtattaaaaataattattttaacaaatatttaaaGGTTTTGTGAACATCAAAATTACGTTTGTTTATAAGATTTAATAGGTAAGGTATAGACAGAAATATTATATCAaaagatattaaattaatatattttatatcgtTTTTGACAGAAAATACagaaacataatttattttttattttttgtattattcttattaattttttataattatatttttttaatattataattttttcccaaattttttatataaaaaaataaataaaatttttataatttgttttaattttttatcaaataaaatataaaaatattaatttttatatatctgttttttaggatttatttTCAGTATATTATTTTATCTTGGTTGGCAAACACAGTCCAATAGACAACCCTAAACTGTTTAGATTATTGAATGAAaagtaattttcctttttataaTTTTGAAAGCCATTTTTTTCCTTTCCAGATCCATTGGCTCCACATACCCAAAATCTCGCCGACCTCTCAAATCGTCAGAAAAGATTTAAGACTTTACATACTAAATTACCGATGAGATATGTTCCCATACACGTGTGAATTATataccatttttttttaaatttaaaagtgatTTATATTTAATTGCATTACtttgttttaaaatataattttaatttaaaaaaaataagtaaattagttattagattatatatttattaatatatacgttttttaataaatttaattactaaGATAATAGGTTCATCTAAAATATTCCTTTTGTAGTTGTTCTCTTATTTTTTGTaatgtattaaattttttatggatattttgaatataatattACAGGTCTAAGACAAAGATATAGTGAAAAAAACTTTTtgtcgaaaaaaaattttatatttaaaaggtttttagaattatttggagaagagagaataattttttgtattacaatattttttatataaaattaaaaataaaaaagattgtgatttatctttatttttgtcttataattttttttataatcaaactctgctttttttcaaatcataattCAACataagaattatttatttttttaattttagatctaATCTATATTCTGTAATTTATAGGTATTGCTTgactttttttcttaaataaaaaaatttcttccataagaaaagaaaaagaattaagtAAACGTATGACTTTTAGAATAATGATAATAAAGTATTAAAGTCTAATTTTCACGCTATAACAATTTAAATTCCTTTTCTATTGTAATTTATCAAGAGAAATATTAAAAggttattataatatattttattattattatttttaattattaatttaattttttagtcaaataatttagcaatatattttaatttatatttttaaatatctaaccgctagttaaaaataataaatctaagAGCCCTCTAGCATCCGTCATTTATCAAAGGCTTTGTGTATGATTTTTTTGAACCTGtgtaattaaattaaacactTTTGTTCATTGACAAGGCaacaaaatatgaaaaatattaaaaattctaactcattcttttggaatttttattttttgatattttttttaaaaataaaatatatttaaatattaaaaaaataaattaagacttttaattataattcataaaatattattaattctctCTGTAAAAATATTGTATACTAACAAATataaatcaataatcaataataattaataacaatagGTTGTATTCTAATGCAACAACCATAATGTTCGTTGAAATTCCAATTTtttcaaaacaaacaaaaaaaacgtTAAAGCAtggaattttaaaaaaaagaaaagaagaaagaaaaaagtgtTATAGCATGTGcatatatttttatcaatatcTATGCTTAGATTCAAAAAATGCTGCCGGAACCAGACATTGTTCACTGATAATTAAGAAAGTAGCTcccactctttctctctctatacaACACTCATTGCACGCTTCACACTCATAAATCTAGCTCATTATCTTCCTCTCTGGAATCCAATCAAGTTAAGTGTTTAAGCTAAGCTACTTCAAGTTCAAGTTCAAGTTCTGTATCTAATCTGAGTAACAGCATTCTTTAATGCCTACACTATGCTCCATTTCCTCCCCGAgtaacatgttttttttttccaccTTGCCTTTTCGTTTGTTTGGTTTGTTCTTGATATGTTCATTAAATGTGATTCACATGTTTCTTATTTTGCAAAAATTCATGTAACTGTGGCTTTTTTTTCAGACAGTAGACAGAATAGAATCCCTTTAGGCCATTCTACTGTCTAATCTAAGTGTTGAAaatgtttttccttttttcttttcttttatttttttccttcttcaatttttttttactgtGTTTTGTGCTATGCAGAAATCATAAAAGGTTCAGGTGTTAAAATGGGAAGATCTTCAATACCCATTGTGGGTATTACTATTCTGCTACTGTGTTGCTGCTTGGTTTCATTTTCAGAAGCAGAATATTTGAAGTATAAGGATCCAAAACAGCCATTGAACGTTAGAATCAAAGACTTGCTCAAAAGAATGACATTAGAGGAGAAGATAGGCCAAATGGTACAGATTGAGAGAGCTGTTGCCACCTCAGATGTTATGAAGAACTACTTCATTGGTTAGCATCCAAATTTCTACTAAAAGATCAGTGCTTTTTTGTTTTAATGGCATACCCTTTTGGCTTTTTCAGCTATAGATCACTGGAAAACAAATAGTTGGCAACTATAGATTAAAAAGTTaataacttttgaaaaaaaattaaagagtgaGCTTGTTACATCCAAATAGCAAAGTTGATCTGATAATTGATTGATTTTGGCAGGGAGTGTATTGAGTGGAGGAGGGAGTGTTCCGGCACCAAAAGCATCTCCTGAGGCTTGGGTCCAATTGGTGAATCAGCTCCAAAGTGGATCTTTGTCGACACGCCTTGGGATTCCCATGATTTATGGCATAGATGCAGTTCATGGCCACAACAATGTCTACAAAGCAACAATCTTCCCACACAATGTTGGGCTTGGAGCTACCAGGCAAGTTCAGAATATCCTTAAATAGATTCTCATTCAAGCTGCCATAAATTAAACTGTACCAAGGAAACTGAAATTGTTATAACACATGAATTCAATAAGAATTCGTTGCATTAAGATTATTTCTTAGTGGTTATGGATTTTTTAGATGAGTTATTCTTTCTATTTTATGTGTTAGCACTATGTAGCTGCTAGACTGAATAAAAATAGCCATAATTATAATGAATTTATACTGTATGGTTTAGGGATCCTCTGCTGTTAAAGAAGATTGGAGATGCTACTGCTCTTGAAGTTAGAGCTACTGGAATTCAATATGTTTTCGCGCCATGTATTGCGGTAATTAATTAAGCAGCATTGTAATTCTATGTTTCCAATTACATAAAACATTTGATCAAGTATTTTGTCTACAGGTTTGCAGAGATCCGAGGTGGGGACGTTGCTATGAAAGCTACAGTGAGGATCCTCAGGTTGTTAGGACAATGACCGAAATTATTCCTGGTTTGCAAGGAGACATTGTTGGAAATAAATTAAAGGGTGTACCCTTTGTTGCTGGAAAGTAAGATCTTGATTCCTGGTTTAAAATTGTgcttgaaaaatcaaaataaacatcAGTATGAATCAGTGTATAATTTGATCTTCCTTGATGAATTGATATTGCAGGAACAAGGTTGCAGCTTGTGCCAAGCATTATGTTGGGGATGGAGGCACAAGCAAGGGAATCAATGAGAACAACACAGTGATAAGTTACAATGGATTGCTTAGCATTCATATGCCTGCATATCTCGACGCAATCGCCAAAGGTGTTTCGACAGTGATGGTTTCCTACTCTAGCTGGAATGGCAAGAagatgcatgctaaccattttctAGTCACTGATTACCTCAAGAACAAATTGAAGTTCAaggtaaatataaaattttgttcaATTAGTTCTCGAATAAAACAATTAAAATGTATGCTTAATGTCATGCAcaattttggtttctttttcAGGGTTTTGTCATATCAGATTGGATGGGAATTGATAGGATTACTTCTCCTCCTGGTGCTAACTATTCATACTCAGTTCAAGCTGGTGTTAGTGCTGGAATTGATATGGTAAATATATATGATGCTTTCTGAATATGAAATTTTAACATTAtggtttttattcttatttagcaTATACATTATTATGTAGATTATGGTTCCCTACAACTTCACCATATTCATTGATGACCTGACCTATCAAGTGAAGAACAAAATCATTCCaatgagtaggattgatgatgctGTGAGCAGAATCCTAAGAGTAAAATTTGTTATGGGGCTATTTGAGAATCCACTAGCTGATCAAAGCCTGGTGAACCAACTTGGTAGTAAGGTACATTTTCTTCGAGTTAACTCACAAACTCGCACAAGTTTATTAGTTTAGTTTCCCGAATTGAGTTTACGGTTTTCCAAGTTGAGTTTTACAATTCAAGTTTGGCTAAGCTCTACTAGTTCAGGTGAACTCTGAGTTTGATTACCTTGCAGATCATTTAAGTGGGAAGAGGCCATTCATTGATCTAAGTATTGTGTCTTCAACAGGAACACAGAGAGTTAGCAAGGGAAGCTGTAAGGAAATCACTTGTGCTGCTAAAGAATGGTAAATCTGCTGAGACACCATTGCTTCCCCTTCCCAAGAAAACTGCAAAAATATTGGTGGCCGGAAGCCATGCTGACAACTTGGGCTATCAGTGTGGAGGATGGACAATAACATGGCAAGGTCTTGGTGGCAATGATCTCACAGTTGGTAAGTCCACTTTGTTTGTTAAATGTTAAGTTTGGTCTCTTGTTCTAGAATAACACCGGAAGCTTCCATTCTAAGTCGACTGCATGCGCAGGCGTATACTGTTACATTCAAGTCCTTGTAACTCTTAAGTCTTTACCAATTCAATATTTACATTAGTTATATTATTTGGATGTTGTAAAAATTGAACCATAGAAAACTTACATGGATCTACATGCAGATTGAATAATATCCATGCATATAGCTAGATATTTGTTCATGTTTTCCTTTTGGAAGATATCTacaaaatctttgataaattttCCATTTTTCCCAACAGGTACAACAATCCTCAATGCTGTGAAACAAACAGTTGATCCTGCTACTGAAGTTGTCTTCAATGAAAACCCTGACTCAAACTTTGTCAAGTCCAACAAGTTCTCATACGCCATAGTGGTTGTAGGCGAACCCCCTTATGCAGAAACGTACGGCGACAGTTTGAACCTGACCATAGCCGAGCCAGGTCCAATCACAATAACCAATGTATGCAGTTACATCCGGTGTGTGGTGGTTCTCGTCACCGGCCGTCCAGTTGTGGTTCAGCCGTATCTGTCAAAGATAGATGCACTTGTGGCCGCTTGGCTTCCGGGAACTGAAGGCCAAGGTGTTGCTGACACTCTCTTTGGTGACTATGGATTCAGTGGCAAGCTTGCAAGAACATGGTTCAAGAGTGTTGACCAACTTCCTATGAATGTTGGTGATAAACATTATGATGCTTTATTTCCATTTGGTTTTGGTTTGACCACAAACTCCACTAAGTACTGAAATGAAATGATAGAGTCTTGTATGAGAAAATTTCTCTAGGAACACCGGGTTATCATTAACTTGGCATTTatcattaatgattgaatgtcTCAAACttaattttatgatattaataataGAAAAACTTTTGATTCCTTgacattcttcttttatttttcttttttcttcttggaTAGAAGGTGCCTCATAGTATAGTAAGACATAGGAGTGGCAATAGATAGAATATGATAAAATTTGAATCCAACTCTAACTCTATCTGCGGATTGAGAATAACTTAACCCTAATCCTATCCGCGTTCAACCTGCAGGTATCCAACCATACTTGCAGATTTTCACAAAtatgtaatattattatataatctaATAAGCttgcaaattaaaaattcaatacaagCAACATAATCATTTCACAAACAACACAATCGTCCCATAAACAACATAACCATCAAATGCTCAATTCTATATAAAAGTCTTTGcttaaattaataatacaaatagaaataaaatattgtGATACaatattgtatttatatattactaaaatataattaatttttaaataaacaaaGGTGCTAAATAATCAATTGTTGATCTGAGCTTAATAGTAAAAACTTTTTGCATTAAATGAGAGACCCTTAGTTCAACACCTACCTATAACATATTTTcttaacatatacatatatagggtgcgGGTTGATCAGGTAAAGTTGAAACCCAATCCGCACCCTACTCTGGTCTCTTTGGCTATTCCTGCATAAAGCGAAGTATCTCGTCGTAAGAATTGACTGTAGCCCTTTCTAAATCGTTGGTACTAAGTTACTAACTTTAACTTTTCTGGATGGCTTTCCGCTTTCGTAACTATGGATGAGCTTGTCATGCTACCATTGCATTCCCAAAAAAATGTGGAAGTCAAGTGAACAATTGAAATCACACTGTTAAAGTCTTTTGAAAGTAGTAAGAGATAAGTTGATATAACCTATCCGACCCACACTCAACCTTAGTCGCAACGGATTGGGTTGGCAACCCTACTCAACCGGGTTGGATAGGATTGGATACCCGAGGGTAGGGTGCATGTTACCACCCCTGGTAAGACGAGACATTTTGTTTtccaaattaaaaaactaaacaaaaataaaactgttCCTGATCTCAAGGAACAAACAAAACACCTCAACTATGAGAAACTTGGTTATTAAGGTTACATATTATTGACACTGAAACAAGCATGCGGGAGATGAATAAAGATATGAAGGTAAGAGTATATAGGAAAGTTCAAGAGCAAAAGGAATACAACTTTCACAGTAACTTGTAGCGTACTAAGCCCAAAATCCTCAAGATCCTATGATTCTCATAGATACTAGCTCTAACAGTTTGCTGAAATGCCAAATTCCTCTAGATAGCCACCTTTCTTGGAGGAATTACCACATTCTTGTTTCCTGGGAATGCATTTTTTGATATATCTACCAGTGCCTTGAAGCTGTATGGCTCATGCATGGACAATTCTGACAGAACCTTTCTGTTGAGTTGGATATTCTCCTTCATCAGACCATGCATGAAGTTTCCATAATTGACCTGGAAAATTAAAACAAGGGTTCGATAAAGGAAAGTATCGGAGATTAGACAGAGTTTACCTAATATTCAGAACATTAGGTGTTGGAAATTGACAACAgataatatttttgttcttttggttTGAGAATCTCCATACTGGCTGTGACACTAAACTCAGGGTATTCCCACACCAAATACTTTCGTGCAAACATGGATTAAACAAATATTTACAAAATGGTTCGCAATCATAACAATTCCATTACCAAGGGTTTGATTCAATGACTAAAGTTTAATGATAACATTAGCAGCCGCATACCATATTTCATTCTCAAGTATTGAAGTCCAAAAGATATAAAATCATCtgcatattattaaatattaattgttaagAGAATAAAATGAATAGTACACATACACCATGAAGGCGGGTTCCAGCATTAATCCTTTGTATCCAAAGGGATCTCATGTCACGCTTTTTGTTGCGGCGATCTCGATACGAATATTGCAAGGCCTTCTCCACCCTCTCCCTTGCTATCCTTATGCAGTTCTTGGCTCTCCCCCTGAAGCCCTTTGCAAGCTtgaatatcttatctttattCATTTTCTTCTCTCGTTCTCGTCACTCTACAAACACAATTTCAtcatccaaaaataaataaataaaaaatctcaaTTTCCAAACTGAGGATGAAAATTGAAAACTTTATTGACATGTAGAATTCAATTTATAATATATGCATACATTGCACGTGTTAACACATACATCCAATCAAGTATTGCGACAATATCGTAATATTTTTACTCAACAACTCACTGTCTAAAAGATTTACAAATGAAAACATGTGGTAGGAGCCAATGCATCAAACTTAAGCTCCAACATTTATATGAAATGCCACCCAATTTTTTAAGGAATAATACAACTCATAATTAAGAACCCTGTGTTACTGATACAATGTGTTACTCTGGAGTGGCCAAGTACTGTTATACGAAAAATCCGAACTTTAACCAAATGCCTAGAACACAAAACTAGCTAACATACAAATAATTCCCACGAAAAAAGATGTCaggcattttgtcaaacacataaaaggcactCGCTCAGCTTACATAAACCACTAGTCACAGTCATGGGCCAATGCAAAGCTAGCTATATACACTTCATACCAAaaacggatccagaaaattttgatagtggagacaaaatatacataatatgataataatttttacaaTTGTACTATGTTATTGTACAATATCCTTCCTAATTCAATTATAAGTCAATACACACAAACATAAGTCATTCAAATTAATTTCCAGAAGCAACAAAAAACAATATCTTAATTCAATACACAAACAATTTAACAAACAGATCAGTGACACCAAATTAGCAATTATATCATGAGAACAATATCctaattcaatcaaaattcacatttcacaATTAACAAACCAACTATATCAAAATCAATCATGAGATAAAATTAGCAATTATAGGATAACATTAACAAACCAATCATGAGCCAACTCCCAACTATGTCGAAAAtcacaattcacaaaatcatTGTCAATATCAGATTCTTAttactaaataatataaaatcaacTTTTACTAAACAAAATGTCAAATACAAGCAACGAAGCAAGTAGATCAGTGAATGTACCAAGACTCCAGGAGGCAGCAGCCAGCAGCGGTGTGGTGCCCAGCAGGCAGCAGGGACGAACAGACTCGAGAGGCTGAAGACTGAAGAGTTGCGGTGCCTGAAACGGCTTGAAACTGGAGAGGCGAGACTCGACAGACGATGACGGAGTGGCGTTGGCGAAGTGGAACGCAGAACAGACGCGGTGAATGGAGCAGCGATGGGGGAGAACGCAGCAGCGCCGCAGCGACGTCGGCGGCAGTGACGCCGGGGGCAGTGACTCTGGAGTTTGGAGCAGagagagaaaattgaaaaagggGAAAAAGGTTAGGGATTGGGGAAGTTGGGGAAATTAGAGTAAATAGATGgtgtaatttattttgatttctcattttttatatttttattaatttttcaatttaaaatttactattaaaataagttgataaaattatcatttttaatttaaaattaatttaacgtaatagtttaatatattattaaaattaaggttaataaaataatttggataataatttattaaagtaaagccaaaattaatattattatgagAATAATTAACTATTATTGTTAAAAATTAGTCATGCTTCTGCTGgccaatgaataaataaatttatccgTAATTCATACAAATGAGTATGAAAAATATAACCGGCTaaaaagttggattttggtgcgagggtaaaaattttttttgtagggAATTGAACCTAAAAATTCTCAACATTCAATTTGTCTAAGTATTACCATAAGTATTACCACGTATAATGGAATTATTGTATATTTATCTagcaaatgttatttttattaccttaaattttggttgatgttttgttTGTGGACTTCTAATATTTGTTATgccatgatatttttttttaattttaaaagtgaatttttttattgaagtaaaatatttctcttcagttttatgtttatattaaatgaaatgtaaaaatatattaaatatcatTAGTGATAATAAacattatttgataataatttttttgagtaaggtaaaaattaatattgtaatgggaataactaaccattattgttaacaatgaataatttTGTTAGTGCTTCATACAAATAAGTATGAAAAATATAACAGGCCAAGAAGTTAGCCGGAAGTTGAACCCAAAAATTCTGATCATTGAATTTGCCTAAACGCTACTGCGAATGGTGAAATTGTTGTTATTTATCTaacaaatgtaatttttattatcttaatttttggttgatgttttgatagccAAGTTCtaatatttgttatatcatgatattttttttcaattttaaaagtgagttttttttatagaagtaaaatatttttcttcagttttatgtttatatcaaattaaatataaaaatatattaaagattattagtgataataaactttatttgataataattttttagaacaAAGTCAAAATTAATATGGTAATGGggataactaaccattattattaacaatgaataaattcgtctgtGCTAAATATAACAGgccaaaaaattatattttggcgTGAAACTAACAATtttttaacaatgaataaattttgTCCGTGTACTTCGTACAAATGAGTATGAAAAATATAAACACAGTCAGGGAGTTGAACTCGAAAATTTTTAACATTGAACTTGCCAAAGTGCTACAACGATGGTGAAATTATTGTTTATTtatcaaacaaatattttttttattatcttaatttttcgTTGATGTTTTGATAGCCAAGTTCTAGTATTtgttatattatgatatttttttcagATCTAAAAGTGAATCTTTtgttgaagtaaaatatttttctttagttttatgtttatatcaaattaaatataaaaatatgttaaacattattagtgataataaactttatttgatagaaatttattagagtaaagtcaaaattaatattgtaatgggaataactaaccattattgttaataaGGAAAAAATTCGTCCATGTTTCATATATAACAGGCCAAGAAATTGCATTTTGGTgcgaaacaaaaaatttttttgcaaCCGAGACTTGAATCTAGAATTTCTCAACATTGAATTTGCCTGAGTACTATTGCAGATGGTGGAATTGTTGTGTATTgatctaaaaaatattatttttattatcttaatttttggttaaTGTTTTGATTGccaaattttagtatttattatatCATCATgatatttttattcaattctaaaagtgagtttttaattaaaataaaatatttttcttcagttttatgtttatatcaaattaaatgtaaaaatttgTTAAAGATTATTAgtgataataaattttattagataataattttttagagtaagatcaaaattaatattataatgaGAATAACTAActattattgttaacaatgaataaattcgttcaTATTTCATACAACTAAAAATTTTTCGAAGCTAGGAGTTGAACCCGAAAAATCTAATCATTGAATTTGTCTGAGTGCTACTGCAGATGGTGGAATTGATGTGTATTTATCAAAcaattattatttctattatcttaa is a window from the Arachis hypogaea cultivar Tifrunner chromosome 17, arahy.Tifrunner.gnm2.J5K5, whole genome shotgun sequence genome containing:
- the LOC112765003 gene encoding uncharacterized protein isoform X1, whose amino-acid sequence is MPTLCSISSPKIIKGSGVKMGRSSIPIVGITILLLCCCLVSFSEAEYLKYKDPKQPLNVRIKDLLKRMTLEEKIGQMVQIERAVATSDVMKNYFIGSVLSGGGSVPAPKASPEAWVQLVNQLQSGSLSTRLGIPMIYGIDAVHGHNNVYKATIFPHNVGLGATRDPLLLKKIGDATALEVRATGIQYVFAPCIAVCRDPRWGRCYESYSEDPQVVRTMTEIIPGLQGDIVGNKLKGVPFVAGKNKVAACAKHYVGDGGTSKGINENNTVISYNGLLSIHMPAYLDAIAKGVSTVMVSYSSWNGKKMHANHFLVTDYLKNKLKFKGFVISDWMGIDRITSPPGANYSYSVQAGVSAGIDMIMVPYNFTIFIDDLTYQVKNKIIPMSRIDDAVSRILRVKFVMGLFENPLADQSLVNQLGSKEHRELAREAVRKSLVLLKNGKSAETPLLPLPKKTAKILVAGSHADNLGYQCGGWTITWQGLGGNDLTVGTTILNAVKQTVDPATEVVFNENPDSNFVKSNKFSYAIVVVGEPPYAETYGDSLNLTIAEPGPITITNVCSYIRCVVVLVTGRPVVVQPYLSKIDALVAAWLPGTEGQGVADTLFGDYGFSGKLARTWFKSVDQLPMNVGDKHYDALFPFGFGLTTNSTKY
- the LOC112765003 gene encoding uncharacterized protein isoform X2; this translates as MGRSSIPIVGITILLLCCCLVSFSEAEYLKYKDPKQPLNVRIKDLLKRMTLEEKIGQMVQIERAVATSDVMKNYFIGSVLSGGGSVPAPKASPEAWVQLVNQLQSGSLSTRLGIPMIYGIDAVHGHNNVYKATIFPHNVGLGATRDPLLLKKIGDATALEVRATGIQYVFAPCIAVCRDPRWGRCYESYSEDPQVVRTMTEIIPGLQGDIVGNKLKGVPFVAGKNKVAACAKHYVGDGGTSKGINENNTVISYNGLLSIHMPAYLDAIAKGVSTVMVSYSSWNGKKMHANHFLVTDYLKNKLKFKGFVISDWMGIDRITSPPGANYSYSVQAGVSAGIDMIMVPYNFTIFIDDLTYQVKNKIIPMSRIDDAVSRILRVKFVMGLFENPLADQSLVNQLGSKEHRELAREAVRKSLVLLKNGKSAETPLLPLPKKTAKILVAGSHADNLGYQCGGWTITWQGLGGNDLTVGTTILNAVKQTVDPATEVVFNENPDSNFVKSNKFSYAIVVVGEPPYAETYGDSLNLTIAEPGPITITNVCSYIRCVVVLVTGRPVVVQPYLSKIDALVAAWLPGTEGQGVADTLFGDYGFSGKLARTWFKSVDQLPMNVGDKHYDALFPFGFGLTTNSTKY
- the LOC112765540 gene encoding uncharacterized protein; the encoded protein is MNKDKIFKLAKGFRGRAKNCIRIARERVEKALQYSYRDRRNKKRDMRSLWIQRINAGTRLHGVNYGNFMHGLMKENIQLNRKVLSELSMHEPYSFKALVDISKNAFPGNKNVVIPPRKVAI